The DNA segment GATATCAGGAGATTTAAAGATATTTTAAAACCATTAGTTGGAGTTCATGATTTTGATAATTTCAGAATGAGTGACTGTGGAAGTAAGACCTCTGTAAGAGAGATATACAGTATAGAGATTATTCCATTAGAGGAGAAGAGAATAGCTGTTGATATTATGGGAAATTCATTTTTGAAGTCCCAGATAAGAATAATTATTGGAACAGCTCTGGATATATATTTTAATGTAAGACCTGAGAACTATATAGAGGATATGCTTTTACATCCTGGGAAGGATTTTGTAAAAAGAGTGGCCCAGCCAAATGGACTTTATTTGGCAAAGGTTGATTATTAGGGGGTAACAATGAAATTTAGAGAAGTAACACAGACAGATCTTCCTTTTCTTAAGAGGATAGTAGAACTTGAAGATGAGGCCTTTGAAGGACAGGGAGGAGTAGACCTTTGGATACTTAAAGCACTTATCAGATATGGTAAGGTATTTATGATAGAGAATGAAGAAGGGGAGATAGTATCCCTTGTTGAATATATGCAGGTATTTGAGAAAAAAGAGGTGTTCCTATATGGAATATGTACCAGAAAGAGATACAGATACCAGGGACATGCTACAGATATAATGAGAAAGAGTGAAGAGTACCTGAGAAAAATAGGGTATAAAGCAATATCTTTAACAGTGGATCCTGAAAATGAGATAGGGATAAACCTCTATAAACACCTTGGTTATGATGTGGTAGAATTTGAGGAAAACGAGTATGGTGAGGGGGTTCACAGATACTTGATGAAAAAAGTCATAATTTAGTGCCAAATATCTTGACAACAGTTTTAATATAGTGTAGTATATAAATATAAAATGATTACAAATTTGAGTTGTGTGGATTGGAGGTGCCAGCATGAACAATCATATTGAAAATATAGGGGAATATTTAAAAAAGCATGAGATTAAACCATCTTATCAGAGAATAAAGATATTTCAATATCTTGAAGATAACAAAAACCATCCTACAGTAGATATGATATATAAAGCACTGTGTCCACAGATTCCTACTCTTTCAAAAACAACAGTGTACAATACACTTAATCTTTTTATAGAAAAGAAAATAGTAAATATCATAGTTATAGAGGAAAATGAGACTCGTTACGACAGCATTGTATCAGTACATGGACATTTCAAATGTGATAAATGTGGAAAGATCTATGATATTGATATAGATGAGAGAGCTCTGGGTAAAGATTTCTTAGATACCTATGACATCAAAGAACAGCATTATTATTTCAAGGGTACTTGTGAAGAGTGCCTGAAGAAAATGAAATAATAGAATTAGGGGTAAAAAAATACTTATTAAATTAGGAGGAATCTGCTTATGAAAAAGAATGAATTTGTAAAATTAGGTTGTGGTTGCTTAGCACAAATCGTTTCTGTAGGAAAGGATTGTGCAGAAGGTAATGGTGGATTAGAAGTAGTTGTACCAAAATCTCAAGATGCTGCTACTGAAAAACACGTTCCATATGTTGAAGAAAAAGAAAACGGATACTTAGTAAAAGTTGGAAAAGAAGCAAAACACCCTATGATGGACGCTCACTATATTCAATTTATCGAAATTGAAGTAGATGGAGATATGCTTTATAGAAAATATTTAAAACCTGGTGAAGAGCCAGAAGCATTCTTCGAAGTACCAAAAGGAAAAGAAGTAGTTGCTAGAGAATACTGTAACATCCATGGTTTATGGGCAAATAAATAAGCTCAAAAAAACTGTTGAAAAAACCGATAAAACAAAGTAAAATAAATTAATGAAGTTAAAATTTAATTGATTTAAGGAGGAAACACACATTATGAAAAAATATGTTTGTAGCGTTTGCGGATATGAATATGATCCAGCTGTTGGAGATCCTGATAACGGAATAGCTCCAGGAACTGCATTTGAAGATCTTCCTGCAGATTGGGAATGCCCTCTATGCGGAGTAGGAAAAGACGACTTCGAAGAAGCTTAATTGAAAAAATTGTGTCAAAAGAGTACATATAAAAAAATATGTACTCTTTTTTTAAAAAAATTAAAAAAATCTTGACATTTTCAATAGAATAGTGTATTATTATGACATACTAATAAAACATATGCCTAGATAGCTCAGTTGGCTAGAGCATACGGTTCATACCCGTACGGTCGATGGTTCGAATCCATTTCTAGGCACCATATTCCAAATAATTTTTTTAAACCCCACTTTTTAGATTCATATGTTGTAGTCTAACCCTAAATATTTTTAAGGAAAAAGATGAGCCGATGGCTTGTCTTTTTTCTTTTTTTGTATTTTTAACTTAGATTTGATATAATATTGTAAAGTGTTTTTTATGCTGATTTTGGATTTGAAACACTGAAAAGTAAAGGCTAAAAGGAGCAGCATATGATAGGGTTAGTAATAGTTATACTTATACTTTTATATTTTAGAAATAAAGGGGTTCCTATGTTTTTATATCATCAGGTAAACCCAGTTTCAAGTGTTACACCAGAGCTCTTTGAAGAGCATCTGAAAATCTTAAAAGAAAAAAATATGAACACCATTACGCTTTCTGAATATGGACGTGGAGAACTTGGAAAAAATCCATTTTTAATAACCTTAGATGATGGATATTATGACAATTATACTGAGGTGTTCCCACTTCTTAAAAAATATAATATGAAAGCGACTATATTTTTAAATACACTATATATAGGAGAGAATTGGGATAAAAATGAGGCTTCCATAATAAATGGAGAGGCTAACTATCTGGCAATGTCTAAATACCTTAAAACAGGTGATGGGACTACCAGGCAGTA comes from the Fusobacterium sp. DD2 genome and includes:
- a CDS encoding N-acetyltransferase: MKFREVTQTDLPFLKRIVELEDEAFEGQGGVDLWILKALIRYGKVFMIENEEGEIVSLVEYMQVFEKKEVFLYGICTRKRYRYQGHATDIMRKSEEYLRKIGYKAISLTVDPENEIGINLYKHLGYDVVEFEENEYGEGVHRYLMKKVII
- a CDS encoding Fur family transcriptional regulator; the protein is MNNHIENIGEYLKKHEIKPSYQRIKIFQYLEDNKNHPTVDMIYKALCPQIPTLSKTTVYNTLNLFIEKKIVNIIVIEENETRYDSIVSVHGHFKCDKCGKIYDIDIDERALGKDFLDTYDIKEQHYYFKGTCEECLKKMK
- a CDS encoding desulfoferrodoxin family protein, whose product is MKKNEFVKLGCGCLAQIVSVGKDCAEGNGGLEVVVPKSQDAATEKHVPYVEEKENGYLVKVGKEAKHPMMDAHYIQFIEIEVDGDMLYRKYLKPGEEPEAFFEVPKGKEVVAREYCNIHGLWANK
- the rd gene encoding rubredoxin encodes the protein MKKYVCSVCGYEYDPAVGDPDNGIAPGTAFEDLPADWECPLCGVGKDDFEEA